The Theileria orientalis strain Shintoku DNA, chromosome 2, complete genome genome has a window encoding:
- a CDS encoding uncharacterized protein (peptidase C1A, papain family protein) translates to MKELDVERQIFQNETRKCRIKKCLSIGTLIVVIILVASIISTLIFFGVKGPKSKKYDKIIPLQLPLVERINVIEQPSVVIKADSPKDFEVPPPVVPKLHVDPDPDPKIVPEVKRILKANPVEVMKKESIMTHFVEIARNKKVEIIEGDFETCAAGNCGTHDGEFVHEWKLKAVSEDLKVQSPTELEDEFDKIIKYDRHNLQYGKYYSDVLTYNQTFKIFKKNIEIVETHNKNPKRLYDMKLNMFAAYAEDFGDMTYYPIKNPLFTVPKTAGVIEDFDQVIDVDWRKKDAVTDVIAQGGCGSCWAIAATDMFNSFMMIKKGSQFEMSYQQVLDCTDRSFTCQRGGNHGKALEYIKKNKICLNSEKEYKGHMDTCDVRDCKLSSEIEKIKRMNHDESLEYLKEKGPFLTSFETNTSFLLYDDGIYDGSCENGRGHSIVVVGHGHDTKKKVDYWIVKNSWGKDWGEDGYFRIIDSSKMDGNVKRYHCDFTLQSYGWIRSKSKNGKNNEY, encoded by the exons ATGAAAGAACTAGATGTAGAAAGGcaaatttttcaaaatgAAACCAGAAAATgtagaataaaaaaatgcTTATCCATCGGTACATTAATAGTCGTCATAATTTTAGTAGCGTCTATCATATCAActctaatattttttggtGTGAAAGGCccaaaaagtaaaaaatatgataaaataataccTCTTCAACTCCCGTTAGTGGAACGAATAAATGTAATAGAACAACCGAGTGTAGTTATAAAAGCAGATTCTCCGAAAGATTTTGAAGTGCCGCCTCCAGTGGTTCCAAAGCTTCACGTGGACCCCGACCCAGACCCTAAGATAGTGCCAGAAGTTAAGAGAATTTTGAAGGCAAACCCAGTGGAAGTCATGAAAAAGGAAAGTATAATGACTCACTTTGTTGAAATTGCAAGAAACAAAAAGGTGGAAATTATCGAAGGAGATTTTGAAACATGTGCAGCAGGAAATTGTGGTACCCACGACGGAGAGTTCGTGCACGAATGGAAGCTTAAGGCGGTGTCGGAGGATTTAAAAGTTCAGTCTCCCACTGAGCTAGAAGAtgaatttgataaaataatcaaatacGACAGGCACAATCTCCAGTACGGAAAATACTACTCGGATGTATTGACGTATAACCAAACGttcaaaatattcaaaaaaaatatagagATAGTAGAGACCCATAACAAAA aCCCGAAAAGACTATACGATATGAAGCTAAACATGTTCGCAGCGTATGCAGAAGACTTTGGGGATATGACGTATTATCCAATTAAGAATCCGCTTTTTACAGTACCGAAGACCGCAGGGGTTATCGAAGATTTTGATCAAGTAATAGATGTAGACTGGAGAAAAAAGGATGCAGTTACAGACGTTATAGCTCAAGGAGGATGCGGATCATGCTGGGCAATAGCGGCAACAGACATGTTCAACTCGTTCATGATGATTAAAAAGGGCAGCCAGTTTGAAATGAGTTACCAACAAGTGTTGGACTGCACAGACAGAAGCTTCACATGCCAAAGAGGAGGAAACCACGGGAAAGCTCtagaatatattaaaaaaaacaaaatctGTCTGAACTCAGAAAAGGAATATAAAGGACATATGGACACCTGCGATGTAAGAGATTGTAAATTGAGTAGCGAAATCGAGAAAATCAAGAGAATGAACCACGACGAATCTTTGGAATATCTGAAAGAGAAGGGACCGTTCCTAACGTCCTTTGAAACGAACACAAGTTTCCTGCTGTACGACGACGGAATATATGACGGAAGCTGCGAAAACGGAAGAGGACACTCAATCGTTGTGGTAGGCCACGGTCACGACAcaaagaagaaggtggaCTACTGGATCGTTAAGAACTCTTGGGGCAAGGACTGGGGAGAGGATGGGTATTTCAGAATTATTGACTCTTCTAAAATGGATGGTAATGTGAAAAGATATCATTGTGATTTCACATTGCAAAGTTACG GATGGATTAGATccaaaagtaaaaatggaaaaaataatgagtATTAa
- a CDS encoding molecular chaperone DnaJ — protein sequence MRSVPWNPAISNSIVTVSGRTYSRSFSSLNTHHSLINNKNLCFNRFNIYIKSSQFNTNCKYNKCHVNYIHTSAPRYTNDPYKVLGVSRNATNDEIKRKFRELAKKYHPDLNPSPDAKQKMAQITSAYELLSDPKKRKVYDQTGMQSEDAGFDPSAGGFGGFSGFGDSSFMFTDFAEMFSRMASGTGTSFTGSSRGEDIQTEITISFMEAIRGCTKNITVPARVSCNDCHGLGRQPGTSIDVCKVCNGTGKMITVMTVKPGVQRMERGPIIIGVPCRTCNGSGQVVPYPCKACGGSGDRAQTKSVSVDLPAGVRSGMQMRIPNQGHVGMRGGKNGHLFVNINIQPHPIFKWIDDDIHVNVPISLKQCLLGGSIQIPTLEGSTTVSLVPNSQPSFVKTLKNKGPPKVDSRNNGNLIIHFELKLPESLTVKQKELIEEFEKETMANSKSGGEEYAQGESSKWWKRVVGNKG from the exons atgagAAGCGTACCGTGGAATCCAGCTATTTCAAATTCCATAGTAACAGTCTCTGGAAGAACATACTCCAGATCTTTTAGTTCACTAAATACACACCATAGTCtaattaataacaaaaatttatgttttaacagatttaatatttatattaaaagcTCACAGTTTAACACCAACtgtaaatacaataaatgtCATGtcaattatatacatacgTCGGCTCCAAGATACACAAATGACCCATACAAAGTACTGGGAGTCAGCAGAAACGCAACAAACGATGAAATAAAGAGGAAGTTTAGAGAATTGGCGAAAAAGTATCACCCAGATTTGAACCCCTCACCAGACGCTAAGCAGAAGATGGCACAAATAACAAG CGCATACGAATTGCTGTCAGATCCTAAAAAGAGGAAAGTATATGATCAAACGGGGATGCAGTCAGAAGACGCAGGATTTGATCCATCAG CAGGAGGGTTCGGAGGTTTCTCAGGGTTCGGAGATTCGTCGTTCATGTTCACGGATTTCGCGGAAATGTTCTCGAGAATGGCCTCAGGAACAGGCACATCATTCACAGGGTCCTCGAGGGGAGAAGATATACAG ACGGAGATAACAATAAGTTTCATGGAAGCAATACGAGGTTGCACGAAG AACATAACGGTGCCAGCAAGAGTGTCATGTAACGACTGCCACGGACTGGGAAGACAACCAGGAACGTCAATAGACGTGTGTAAAGTGTGTAACGGAACAGGTAAGATGATAACAGTAATGACTGTTAAACCAGGAGTGCAAAGAATGGAAAGAGGACCAATAATAATAGGAGTGCCCTGTAGAACATGTAACGGAAGCGGACAAGTAGTGCCGTACCCATGTAAAGCATGCGGAGGCTCAGGAGATAGAGCACAGACGAAGTCCGTGAGCGTAGACCTGCCAGCAGGAGTGAGAAGCGGAATGCAAATGAGAATACCGAACCAAGGGCACGTGGGAATGAGAGGAGGAAAAAACGGACACCTGTTcgtaaacataaacatacagCCGCACCCAATATTCAAGTGGATCGACGACGATATACACGTAAACGTGCCAATATCATTGAAGCAGTGCCTGCTGGGAGGAAGTATACAAATACCGACACTGGAAGGATCAACAACAGTGTCGTTGGTGCCGAACTCGCAGCCATCATTCGTAAAAACGCTGAAAAACAAGGGACCGCCGAAAGTAGATAGCAGAAATAACGGAAATCTGATAATACACTTCGAGTTGAAGCTGCCAGAGTCACTGACGGTGAAGCAGAAGGAACTGATAGAAGAATTCGAAAAGGAAACAATGGCAAACAGTAAAAGCGGAGGAGAAGAATACGCTCA
- a CDS encoding uncharacterized protein (peptidase C1A, papain family protein), protein MELPYEHFFVRKYSRGNSYTLDEDFKDKKFKVKFINKYFIGICVLVPAIVIGITIFMLTYRPGSKLFKYRFEKPVPVKTLTAIYSDKILDCVKSSELCKDLEGLKLKYLERLQRKLKEKGVEIVDVDDLYCTSETMDKFCHSIKGEKVGLTTKELKTIISYLVDKKIELDDDFEVETIIKFKKFVRTFKKEYANADRYKIRYSYFRRNRVYIETFNSDKDRMYTLGYTSAADRSEVEMTGGILDSNTIKYVPEDDPLSSGYGQIKDPNYYPGKLFDWRDKGVIIPIRDQGRCGSCWAFASADLISAALAIGGGSKLTFSVQQMLDCILPQFRCEEGGVPLLGVRYAITNPYCTEEEYPYKKEDFICKQPNQCKNKLIMKMMSLKKKDLIEHLEREGPFLINMYADKDFMLYKEGIYRFRNCRRSNHAVIVVGHGYDDTHKAHYWIVRNSWGENWGEKGYFRVVNDFEYLDGTKHYYCDLQSKALGLKLK, encoded by the exons atggaaCTTCCATACGAACATTTCTTTGTTAGAAAGTATTCCCGTGGGAATTCATACACACTAGACGAGGATTtcaaagataaaaaatttaaagtaaaattcATCAACAAATACTTCATTGGCATTTGTGTGCTAGTACCAGCCATAGTAATTGGTATAACGATCTTCATGTTGACATATAGACCAGGGTCTAAGCTCTTTAAGTACAGATTTGAAAAACCGGTACCCGTCAAAACATTAACCGCTATTTACTCCGATAAAATTTTAGATTGCGTTAAAAGTAGCGAACTTTGCAAAGATTTAGAGGgattaaaattgaaatatttaGAAAGATTGCAAAGAAAAttgaaggaaaagggagTAGAGATAGTTGATGTAGATGACCTGTACTGCACAAGTGAAACTATGGATAAGTTTTGTCATAGTATAAAGGGTGAAAAGGTCGGTTTAACGACAAAGGAGctgaaaacaataataagtTATTTAGTAGATAAGAAAATAGAACTAGATGATGACTTTGAAGTGGAAACAATAATTAAGTTCAAAAAGTTTGTGAGaacatttaaaaaggaatacGCGAATGCGGATAGATACAAAATAAGATATTCGTACTTCAGGAGGAATAGGGTGTATATAGAGACTTTTAATTCAG ATAAGGATCGTATGTATACTCTGGGTTACACGAGTGCAGCGGATAGATCAGAAGTTGAAATGACGGGAGGAATCCTTGACTCAAATACAATCAAATACGTGCCTGAAGACGACCCTTTGAGCTCTGGATACGGACAAATCAAAGACCCTAACTACTACCCGGGGAAGCTGTTTGATTGGAGAGACAAGGGAGTAATAATACCCATAAGGGACCAAGGTCGCTGCGGCTCCTGCTGGGCTTTTGCGTCAGCAGACCTTATTTCAGCAGCACTAGCAATAGGAGGTGGCAGCAAACTCACATTTAGTGTGCAGCAAATGCTGGACTGCATACTTCCGCAGTTTAGATGTGAAGAAGGAGGGGTCCCACTGCTTGGAGTCAGATACGCAATCACAAACCCCTACTGCACAGAAGAGGAGTACCcatataaaaaggaagacTTTATATGTAAGCAGCCGAACCAATGTAAGAATAAACttataatgaaaatgatgtCACTAAAAAAAAAGGATTTAATAGAACACTTGGAAAGGGAAGGCCCATTCTTAATCAACATGTACGCAGACAAGGACTTCATGCTCTATAAGGAGGGAATATACCGCTTCAGAAATTGCAGAAGGAGCAACCATGCTGTGATAGTAGTGGGACATGGATACGATGACACACACAAGGCACACTACTGGATAGTGAGGAACTCTTGGGGAGAAAATTGGGGAGAAAAGGGCTACTTCAGAGTAGTCAACGACTTCGAATACTTAGACGGAACAAAACACTACTACTGTGATCTTCAATCGAAGGCATTGGGActaaagttaaaataa
- a CDS encoding uncharacterized protein (peptidase C1A, papain family protein) → MDEYTLGSSYYHHPPNGRRRKVIVISTIVASVLIFLSVFLTLFYIYYLKGYIAQKLRDKAYAEFAAHLDIKESGFLNNRFIYNKLKYYAINKDIEIIESKTKSCSVDGCKSTYKYVHDWKLRVISKMLEGKDSINLNKEFEAIMKHNEMVDKYDISYKNKDDFKKRYTIFRTNWEKIEKHNKDPNRLYDMEYNWFAETSDDEEKLSTVKSKKSKEILSSSAGGAEDLSNQDIHIDWRKRGAVSEVIAQGRCGSCWAIAATDMFTSFNAIKKDKLVAFSYQQTLDCSLSAFDCSGGSHRLALEYIKDSKMCTETSYKYKEKKGKCDTKGCETESGVKDIKHLTRDTALEFLKTNGPFVTSMNTNMDFKLYGKGIFNSDCGKSYGHSVLVVGHGYDKEKKVNYWIVKNSWGKDWGEDGYFRMLDLPKKLEHHTEDHCDFLLSAFGMV, encoded by the exons ATGGACGAATATACTCTTGGATCCTCATACTACCACCATCCTCCGAAcggaaggagaagaaaagTGATCGTAATATCAACAATCGTTGCCTCTgttttgatatttttatccgTATTTCTTACATTGTTCTACATTTATTACCTTAAAGGTTACATTGCACAAAAATTAAGGGATAAAGCTTATGCAGAATTTGCAGCCCATTTGGATATCAAGGAATCCGGATTCCTAAATAACAGatttatatacaacaaGTTGAAGTACTACGctataaataaagataTTGAAATCATTGAGAGCAAAACTAAAAGTTGTAGCGTTGATGGTTGTAAATCAACCTACAAATACGTACATGATTGGAAGCTTAGAGTGATATCGAAAATGTTAGAGGGAAAGGactcaataaatttaaataaagagTTTGAAGCTATAATGAAACACAATGAAATGGTGGATAAGTATGACATATCttacaaaaataaagatgattttaaaaaaaggtaCACCATTTTCAGAACGAATTGGGAAAAAATAGAGAAGCATAATAAAG ATCCAAATAGATTGTACGACATGGAATATAACTGGTTTGCAGAAACGTCAGATGATGAAGAGAAACTATCCAcagtaaaaagtaaaaaaagtaaagaaATTTTATCAAGCTcagctggaggagctgaagacTTAAGTAACCAAGATATACACATAGACTGGAGAAAGAGAGGGGCTGTTTCAGAAGTTATAGCTCAAGGAAGGTGTGGCTCCTGCTGGGCTATAGCAGCCACAGATATGTTTACTTCATTCAACGCGATTAAAAAGGACAAACTAGTTGCGTTTAGCTATCAGCAAACCCTGGATTGCTCCCTAAGTGCGTTTGATTGCAGCGGAGGAAGCCACAGACTGGCATTAGAGTACATAAAGGATAGTAAGATGTGTACAGAAACAAGCtacaaatataaagaaaaaaagggCAAATGTGACACAAAAGGTTGTGAAACAGAATCGGGGGTTAAGgatataaaacatttaacaaGAGATACGGCTCTGGAATTCCTGAAAACAAATGGACCCTTTGTGACTTCAATGAACACTAACATGGATTTCAAACTTTATGGAAAGGGCATATTTAATTCAGACTGTGGAAAAAGTTACGGACATTCAGTACTTGTGGTTGGCCATGGGTACGacaaagaaaaaaaagtaaactaTTGGATCGTTAAGAACTCTTGGGGGAAGGACTGGGGAGAGGATGGGTATTTCAGGATGCTCGATTTACCAAAAAAACTTGAACATCACACTGAAGATCACTGCGACTTTCTATTATCGGCATTTGGAATGGTGTaa
- a CDS encoding uncharacterized protein (peptidase C1A, papain family protein): protein MDEYTLDEQPTADKSKSPKDKRFLIFSVLLLIILVGLLIFLSYIIGILIFDHRKNLNNRPYEKLPEQVNVKSDKIIHKELPVDKLDEKTEPVIQDRDNKKTKGDTLDPEKLNKDELFEPEKPRDLNTDDLNNKENELEPVVGPPKPPVANPEPNKVTDQEHKITEDRSDVVTLPTGEEEKLDVFKEDKTPKKVEPNPKPVEIPPKVEDKKTPQVHVESPKTNDVPENAEDLRKKYEEHVQEEKRKLKEEEDFKNELERLFKIRQEHAMEEARRIKELKERKKNPEGVKDSDMVVPGGSDKDTIFKKLEEFAQNVKHTVIKGSFEDCMIGKCEKLKANFVYQWELDLLAEVLFEEKTAIDLKKEYKVVDEYREFSKKYGKYMSTKQMFKTGFGNFRKNLVKIEKHNKDPNRLYNMEVNALADMGSDLSQLSSFPVEAKERLSGASKNTRNLRNQEIDVDWRKKHVVSKVVHQGSCGSCWAMAATEVFNSFAAIKKGDKTTYSYQQLVDCVSPKYNCEKGGSQMKALEYIKDNKMCKDEEYKYKGAKHQCSAYRCEYESGVKQIVSLKDKDALDFLKKNGPFLTLFYTSNDFFLYGDGIFNGSCEAKEAHSVVVVGHGLDTEKNKKYWIVKNSWGEDWGEQGFFRMLDESTDDSDQNSQYCDFLKYSRGIV, encoded by the exons ATGGACGAATATACTCTTGATGAACAGCCAACTGCTGATAAATCCAAATCTCCTAAAGATAAAagatttttaattttttcagttttattattgatTATTCTTGTGGGAttactcatttttttatcttaTATAATAGGTATCCTTATTTTTGATCATagaaaaaatttaaataatagacCTTATGAAAAACTACCAGAACAAGTAAATGTAAAGTCAGACAAAATAATCCACAAGGAACTTCCAGTAGATAAATTGGATGAAAAAACTGAACCAGTTATTCAGGACCgtgataataaaaaaactaaaGGAGATACTTTAGATCcagaaaagttaaataagGACGAACTCTTTGAACCCGAGAAACCAAGGGATTTGAATACtgatgatttaaataataaggaaaatgaaCTTGAACCTGTTGTTGGACCACCAAAGCCTCCAGTCGCCAATCCCGAACCTAATAAAGTAACAGATCAAGAGCATAAAATAACTGAAGATAGATCAGATGTTGTTACACTTCCAACcggagaagaagagaagCTTGATGTATTTAAGGAGGACAAAACTCCCAAAAAAGTTGAACCAAACCCAAAACCAGTTGAAATACCACCAAAAGttgaagataaaaaaacgCCACAAGTACATGTTGAAAGCCCAAAAACTAATGATGTTCCTGAAAATGCCGAGGATCTTAGAAAAAAGTATGAAGAGCACGTGCAGGAGGAGAAACGTAAATTgaaagaagaggaagattttaaaaatgagttAGAGAgactttttaaaatacgcCAAGAACATGCGATGGAAGAAGCGAGACGAATAAAAGAACTGAAGGAACGTAAAAAGAACCCAGAAGGAGTAAAGGATTCAGACATGGTTGTTCCGGGAGGGAGTGATAAAGatactatttttaaaaaactggAAGAATTTGCACAAAATGTTAAACACACTGTAATAAAGGGGTCTTTTGAAGACTGTATGATAGGTAAATGTGAAAAACTTAAGGCTAATTTTGTGTACCAGTGGGAATTGGATCTGCTGGCAGAAGTATTGTTTGAAGAAAAAACTGCcatagatttaaaaaaagaatataaagtaGTGGATGAATATAGAgaatttagtaaaaaatatggaaaatATATGTCTACCAaacaaatgtttaaaacCGGCTTTGGAAACTTTAGGAAAAATCTTGTAAAAATAGAGAAGCATAATAAAG ATCCAAATAGATTGTACAATATGGAAGTCAACGCACTGGCAGACATGGGATCAGATCTATCACAATTATCGTCGTTTCCAGTCGAAGCAAAAGAGAGGCTTTCAGGAGCttcaaaaaatacaagAAATTTAAGAAATCAAGAGATAGATGTAGACTGGAGGAAAAAGCATGTTGTTTCGAAAGTAGTACACCAGGGCTCGTGCGGATCATGCTGGGCAATGGCGGCAACAGAAGTGTTTAATTCATTTGCAGCAATAAAAAAAGGAGATAAAACAACTTATAGCTATCAACAACTGGTAGATTGTGTGTCCCCTAAGTATAATTGTGAAAAGGGAGGAAGCCAAATGAAAGCTCTAGAATATATAAAGGACAATAAAATGTGCAAAGATGAAGAATATAAGTATAAAGGAGCAAAACATCAGTGTTCTGCATATAGATGCGAATATGAATCGGGTGTAAAACAAATAGTTAGCTTAAAAGATAAAGATGCTCTAGATTTTCTGAAGAAGAATGGGCCTTTCTTGACTCTGTTCTACACAAGTAACGATTTTTTCCTGTACGGAGATGGAATATTCAATGGAAGTTGTGAAGCAAAAGAAGCACATTCAGTCGTAGTAGTAGGACACGGTCTAGATACtgagaagaataaaaagtacTGGATAGTCAAAAACTCATGGGGAGAGGATTGGGGAGAGCAAGGATTTTTCAGAATGTTAGATGAATCCACCGATGATTCCGATCAAAATTCACAATACTGTGActtcttaaaatattcCCGCGGAATagtataa